One stretch of Numenius arquata chromosome 8, bNumArq3.hap1.1, whole genome shotgun sequence DNA includes these proteins:
- the LOC141467751 gene encoding riboflavin-binding protein, translating into MLRFAVTLFAVITSSICQKYGCLEGDTHKVKPGPEPNMHECTLYSKSSCCYADFTEQLAHSPVIKVNNSYWNRCGQLSKSCEDFTKKIECFYRCSPHAAHWIHPNYTAAIRSVPLCQSFCDDWYEACKYDSICVHNWLTDWEWNESGENHCKNKCIPYSEMYANGTDMCQNMWGESFMVSESSCLCLQMNKKDMMAMKYLLEESSEESSSISSSEEHACQKKLLKFEKLKGEEGEQTR; encoded by the exons aTGCTGAGGTTTGCTGTCACCCTCTTTGCTGTCATAACGTCATCTATCTGCCAAAAATATGGATGTCTGGAAGGGGACACCCACAAAGTGAAGCCAGGTCCTGAGCCAAATATGCATGAGTGCACTCTGTACTCTAAAT CTTCCTGTTGCTATGCAGACTTCACAGAGCAATTGGCTCATTCCCCAGTAATTAAAGTAAACAACAGCTACTGGAACAGATGTGGGCAGCTCAGTAAATC CTGTGAAGATTTCACAAAGAAAATTGAGTGCTTTTACCGGTGTTCTCCACATGCTGCTCACTGGATCCATCCCAACTACACTGCTGCTATTCGGTCTGTTCCATTATGCCAAAGCTTTTGTGATGACTG GTATGAAGCCTGCAAATATGATTCCATATGTGTTCATAACTGGCTGACGGACTGGGAATGGAATGAAAGTGGAGAAAACCACTGTAAGAATAAATGTATTCCGTACAGTGAG ATGTACGCAAATGGGACTGACATGTGCCAGAATATGTGGGGGGAGTCATTTATGGTGAGCGAATCCTCCTGTCTCTGCTTGCAAATGAACAAGAAGGACATGATGGCAATGAAGTATCTCCTCGAGGAAAGCTCCGAGGAAAGCTCCAGCATCAGCAGCAGTGAGGAGCATGCCTGCCAAAAGAAACTCCTGAAGTTTGAGAAActaaagggagaggaaggggaacaGACAAGATAA